From Synergistaceae bacterium, the proteins below share one genomic window:
- a CDS encoding LysE family transporter has protein sequence MNTARLHGIRKTLPLIAGMSSGLFIIMLCCAAFNLLLARLLPSVLPVLRVGGAAYIFWLAWKIAFPKIGVSEGKELPPPLFREGLLLQFLNPKVILLGLTTLSTFILPWTSSPAWVFGCSISLALLCTNGVFLWALLGAAQKRIMPAQGRFWDLLMGGLLAWCAFSVSGLKDILL, from the coding sequence ATGAATACAGCAAGGCTTCACGGTATTCGCAAGACCTTGCCCTTAATAGCGGGGATGTCATCGGGGCTTTTTATCATCATGCTCTGCTGCGCGGCCTTCAATTTGCTTCTAGCCAGGCTGCTGCCCTCGGTCCTTCCGGTGCTGCGGGTCGGGGGGGCTGCATATATCTTTTGGTTGGCCTGGAAAATCGCGTTTCCGAAGATCGGTGTCTCGGAGGGAAAGGAACTGCCGCCGCCGCTCTTTCGGGAAGGGCTTTTGCTGCAGTTTCTAAACCCCAAGGTCATCCTGCTGGGGTTGACCACTCTCTCGACCTTCATTCTGCCCTGGACCTCTTCCCCTGCGTGGGTCTTCGGCTGCTCGATCTCTCTTGCGCTGCTATGTACGAACGGAGTTTTTCTGTGGGCCCTGTTGGGTGCGGCTCAGAAGAGGATAATGCCTGCCCAGGGACGATTTTGGGATCTGTTAATGGGAGGATTGCTTGCTTGGTGCGCCTTTTCAGTTTCCGGACTCAAAGACATTCTGCTTTGA